One region of Culex pipiens pallens isolate TS chromosome 2, TS_CPP_V2, whole genome shotgun sequence genomic DNA includes:
- the LOC120430230 gene encoding SET and MYND domain-containing protein DDB_G0273589-like: MTLPNFPFKAIQDRWNLEMPRHRRNADISVYREFVARYDPLLSTTEVGKDNAKAVYHRKVGNFAYLEKRFDDALWSYNRSICFAENLSEHLRIGYANRSAIYYELGEYEVALYNIDLARKSNYPERLLPKLLAREANCKERLAGGHSKGTVPLPVVDINVDVNPKIPFMAKGIRMKEFGDMGRGLVAERDFKTGDVILDEKSDLCSLSFVRSFVECAHCGSAFLNSLIPCSLCFAVMYCGEKCREEDLRITHRFECSVVTKLLNVASDNMMMMPRLFFYGLTAFNDNIDQMMKYCLPNAAVGSNPLELDFTHPNPLDVFKVLHQAKPNRNNSNLEHNLKLSATAFYLVFMKNPLVQSIFRTEAQRNFMLRCLLIHGRATSSLLLGRENGDAGFLAALPPVASLINHSCDPNVISVVNSGRIKIIVLRPIQKGDQILTSYAPAWWDEHDGSTLDFDCKCVVCDRGPEGAKWRNAREKKRILSSEAMREWIGGGETQDLIKFQRLVQILARDGHHPGKLFGETVKIYYDKLFDEVCAENAKRNRAKVQQIGGNLF, translated from the exons ATGACGCTCCCAAACTTCCCGTTCAAGGCTATCCAAGATCGGTGGAATTTGGAGATGCCGCGCCACCGGCGGAACGCGGACATTTCGGTGTACCGGGAGTTTGTGGCGCGCTATGACCCGCTGCTTAGTACAACAGAGGTTGGCAAGGATAACGCCAAGGCCGTTTACCATCGCAAAGTTGGCAATTTTGCCTACTTGGAAAAACGGTTCGACGACGCGCTGTGGTCGTACAATCGGAGCATTTGCTTCGCGGAGAACCTTTCGGAACACCTGAGAATCGGCTACGCCAATCG ATCCGCCATCTACTACGAATTGGGAGAGTACGAGGTTGCGTTGTACAACATCGATCTGGCCAGAAAGAGCAACTATCCGGAAAGGCTGCTGCCAAAGCTGTTGGCACGAGAGGCCAACTGCAAGGAACGCCTCGCCGGTGGACACTCGAAAGGCACTGTCCCACTCCCGGTCGTGGACATCAACGTTGATGTTAATCCCAAGATACCCTTCATGGCCAAGGGCATCCGCATGAAGGAGTTCGGAGATATGGGTCGTGGTCTGGTGGCCGAGCGCGACTTCAAAACCGGAGACGTTATTCTGGATGAGAAGAGCGATCTCTGTTCACTGTCGTTTGTACGGAGCTTCGTTGAGTGTGCCCATTGTGGATCCGCTTTTCTAAACAGTTTGATTCCGTGCTCGCTTTGCTTCGCGGTCATGTACTGTGGCGAGAAGTGTCGCGAGGAAGATTTACGGATTACGCACCGGTTCGAATGCAGCGTGGTCACAAAGCTGCTGAATGTGGCCAGTGATAATATGATGATGATGCCAAGGCTGTTCTTTTACGGGCTTACGGCATTCAACGACAACATCGACCAAATGATGAAGTACTGCCTACCGAATGCTGCCGTCGGTTCCAACCCCCTCGAGCTGGACTTCACCCATCCAAATCCGTTGGATGTGTTCAAGGTGTTGCATCAGGCCAAACCAAATCGCAACAACTCCAATCTTGAACACAACTTGAAGCTGAGCGCGACGGCTTTCTACTTGGTCTTCATGAAGAACCCGCTGGTTCAATCGATCTTCCGTACCGAAGCTCAGCGCAATTTCATGCTTCGCTGCCTCTTGATTCACGGTCGCGCGACCTCATCGCTGCTTCTTGGTAGAGAAAACGGAGATGCTGGATTTTTGGCAGCACTGCCCCCCGTCGCGTCTCTCATCAACCACTCGTGTGACCCCAACGTGATCTCCGTGGTCAATTCCGGAAGAATCAAAATCATCGTGCTACGTCCCATCCAAAAGGGTGACCAGATTCTCACCAGCTATGCTCCCGCCTGGTGGGATGAACACGATGGCAGCACGTTGGATTTCGACTGCAAGTGCGTGGTGTGCGATCGTGGACCGGAAGGGGCCAAGTGGCGCAACGCGCGTGAGAAAAAACGTATATTGTCATCGGAGGCAATGCGCGAATGGATCGGTGGAGGCGAAACgcaagatttgatcaaatttcaaCGGCTGGTTCAGATACTCGCACGTGACGGCCATCACCCGGGAAAGCTGTTCGGAGAGACGGTGAAGATTTACTACGACAAGCTGTTCGATGAGGTTTGTGCGGAGAACGCAAAGCGCAACCGGGCCAAGGTGCAGCAGATTGGTGGCAACTTATTTTGA